In Achromobacter xylosoxidans A8, a single window of DNA contains:
- the rpsO gene encoding 30S ribosomal protein S15, with protein sequence MSVADIKKSDIVAQFQRAQGDTGSPEVQVALLTARINELTGHFKEHMKDHHSRRGLLRMVSRRRKLLDYLKGRNPDSYRALIEKLGLRK encoded by the coding sequence ATGTCTGTAGCTGACATCAAGAAATCCGATATCGTCGCGCAATTCCAACGCGCTCAAGGCGATACCGGCTCCCCCGAAGTTCAGGTGGCTCTGCTCACCGCCCGTATCAACGAACTGACCGGTCACTTCAAAGAACACATGAAGGACCATCACTCGCGCCGCGGTCTGCTGCGTATGGTCAGCCGTCGCCGCAAGCTGCTCGACTATCTCAAGGGCCGCAATCCCGATTCGTACCGCGCACTGATCGAAAAACTCGGTCTGCGCAAGTGA
- the pnp gene encoding polyribonucleotide nucleotidyltransferase, which produces MFNKVTKSFQYGQHTVVLETGEIARQASGAVVVSIEDTVVLATVVASKKAKPGQTFFPLTVDYIEKTYAAGRIPGGFFKREGKPSEKETLTSRLIDRPLRPLFPEDFYNEVQVVIHTLSVNPEIDPDIAAMIGASAALAISGIPFNGPIGAARVGYIDGQYAINPTASQLKSSKLDLVVAGTENAVLMVESEADQLSEEIMLGGVVYGHQQMQAVINAIHELVKDAGKPDWDWQAPAKDEALIAAVTAAAQEGLNAAYQIREKQARTTKLREVSADVSAKLAAAAAEKGEALPDAVTVDNIMFSLESAIVRGQILNGEPRIDGRDTRTVRPISVRLGVLPRAHGSALFTRGETQALVVATLGTKQDEQIIDALMGEYRDRFMMHYNMPPFATGETGRIGVPKRREIGHGRLAKRSLIPLLPAPEDFQYTIRIVSEITESNGSSSMASVCGGSLAMMDAGVPVKDHVAGVAMGLILDGGKFAVLTDILGDEDHLGDMDFKVAGTENGVTALQMDIKIQGITKEIMQVALAQAREGRLHILGKMKEALDGSRGELSAFAPRMLTIKINPEKIRDVIGKGGATIRALTEETGTQIDISDDGTIVIASVDEAQAKEAQRRIVELTADVEVGQIYEGAVLRLLDFGAIVQVLPGRDGLLHISEIANYRIANINDVLKVGQQVRVKVIEADDKGRLRLSIKAIGGIEQQQAAAAPEAAPQSEPQAE; this is translated from the coding sequence ATGTTCAATAAAGTGACAAAATCGTTCCAGTACGGCCAGCACACGGTCGTCCTGGAAACTGGCGAAATCGCTCGCCAGGCCTCCGGCGCCGTGGTGGTGTCGATCGAGGACACCGTCGTCCTGGCCACCGTCGTGGCTTCCAAGAAGGCCAAGCCGGGTCAAACGTTTTTCCCGCTGACCGTTGACTACATCGAGAAGACCTACGCCGCCGGCCGTATTCCGGGCGGGTTCTTCAAGCGCGAAGGCAAGCCCTCCGAGAAGGAAACGCTGACCTCGCGCCTGATCGATCGTCCCCTGCGTCCGCTGTTCCCCGAAGACTTCTACAACGAAGTCCAGGTGGTCATCCACACGCTGTCGGTCAATCCCGAGATCGATCCCGACATCGCCGCCATGATCGGCGCCTCGGCCGCGCTGGCCATTTCGGGCATCCCGTTCAACGGCCCGATCGGCGCCGCGCGCGTGGGTTACATCGATGGCCAGTACGCCATCAACCCGACCGCCTCGCAACTGAAGTCGTCCAAGCTGGACCTGGTTGTCGCCGGTACCGAAAACGCCGTGCTGATGGTGGAATCGGAAGCCGACCAGCTGTCCGAAGAAATCATGCTGGGTGGCGTGGTCTACGGCCACCAGCAAATGCAGGCCGTCATCAACGCCATCCACGAACTGGTCAAGGACGCCGGCAAGCCCGATTGGGACTGGCAAGCTCCTGCCAAGGACGAGGCCCTGATCGCCGCGGTCACCGCCGCTGCCCAGGAAGGCCTGAACGCCGCCTACCAGATCCGCGAAAAGCAGGCCCGCACCACCAAGCTGCGCGAAGTGTCGGCTGACGTGTCGGCCAAGCTGGCTGCCGCCGCCGCCGAAAAGGGCGAAGCGCTGCCGGACGCCGTGACCGTCGACAACATCATGTTCTCGCTGGAATCGGCCATCGTCCGCGGCCAGATCCTGAATGGCGAGCCGCGCATCGACGGCCGCGACACCCGCACCGTGCGCCCCATCAGCGTGCGTCTGGGCGTGCTGCCCCGCGCACACGGCAGCGCGCTGTTCACCCGTGGTGAAACGCAAGCGCTGGTCGTGGCCACGCTGGGCACCAAGCAAGACGAACAGATCATCGACGCGCTCATGGGCGAGTACCGCGACCGCTTCATGATGCACTACAACATGCCTCCGTTCGCCACCGGCGAAACGGGCCGCATCGGCGTGCCCAAGCGCCGCGAAATCGGCCACGGCCGCCTCGCCAAGCGTTCGCTGATCCCGCTGCTGCCGGCTCCGGAAGACTTCCAGTACACGATCCGTATCGTGTCGGAAATCACCGAGTCCAACGGCTCGTCGTCGATGGCTTCGGTCTGCGGCGGCTCGCTGGCCATGATGGACGCCGGCGTGCCGGTCAAGGATCACGTGGCCGGCGTGGCCATGGGCCTGATCCTGGACGGCGGCAAGTTCGCCGTGCTGACGGACATCCTGGGCGACGAAGATCACCTGGGCGACATGGACTTCAAGGTTGCGGGCACCGAGAACGGCGTCACCGCACTGCAGATGGACATCAAGATCCAGGGCATCACCAAGGAAATCATGCAAGTGGCGCTGGCTCAAGCCCGCGAAGGCCGCCTGCACATCCTGGGCAAGATGAAGGAAGCGCTGGACGGTTCGCGTGGCGAGCTGTCGGCTTTCGCTCCCCGCATGCTGACCATCAAGATCAACCCCGAGAAGATCCGCGACGTGATCGGCAAGGGCGGCGCCACCATCCGCGCGCTGACCGAAGAAACCGGCACGCAGATCGACATCTCCGACGACGGCACGATCGTGATTGCCAGCGTCGACGAAGCGCAGGCCAAGGAAGCCCAGCGCCGCATCGTCGAGCTGACCGCCGACGTCGAAGTGGGCCAGATCTACGAAGGCGCCGTGCTGCGCCTGCTGGATTTCGGCGCCATCGTGCAAGTGCTGCCGGGCCGCGACGGTCTGCTGCACATCTCGGAAATCGCCAACTACCGCATCGCCAACATCAACGATGTGCTGAAGGTCGGCCAGCAAGTCCGC